A part of Chanos chanos chromosome 9, fChaCha1.1, whole genome shotgun sequence genomic DNA contains:
- the LOC115821792 gene encoding uncharacterized protein LOC115821792, with protein sequence MASEIVKKTQSITTAQDMRESTQLIMKPYANWEEYLTPAPLSIAIMGELVFISSKTDFSINRNPPKGGYKYIRYPESFRACLMQVCNSGWWAFNEAHKSMDQIRLHTSTVPDYMKTAVQILFQGSDEVVQAHLPDQLENIRVIADDCVELACAAEEKFADVINIIQELLEASVNAEHFYGEELEEIKKKMEEAKMREDASREANERSAKAMKTMERELGEAQENYKKAMDSLPSGWGMIGMDLVGGLTESITGLVNGITSIVTQPVAQMCKASTKVKDTYDYIRGKDDEADEVDKINIYSKSGEILKSTELIGHYIQEGNIDWKKLYDQKKKYTNTDFAANQFKRIKNSLDKYPDCEPKLEAVLLCENGFDICLKLAKYAPEGNCEMEKEEEIISYWEELIKSARAFDSKSKSVTKSPSMTPKPPMMYQQENKSEGSGKKSAGERASANAHFRIEQTRAQLDKTRELYEKCVENMEKNQKELTDILVTMRNCQIKEIDFKTTIEMLVKGMDAMGRVKEQWEKMVRFFQMVSHIVKVSLSKTLKNFVTTSEKTQKLSYNAKLFSKDLLYNQAFQASNIASLVHMISDTYTEVSNKYLMDRVSSLGKLMAMDKSKPEFELERLQLQNGCDEAQKRILHLVIKNKKAFERSTDARLKKIEGELLAILPAAAPEEKKAIEDAVKAGFSEEEEVNYY encoded by the coding sequence ATGGCTTCTGAAATTGTGAAGAAGACTCAGAGTATCACCACAGCACAGGACATGAGAGAGTCCACCCAGCTCATAATGAAACCTTATGCCAACTGGGAGGAGTACCTGACACCAGCACCACTCTCCATAGCCATAATGGGGGAACTGGTCTTCATTTCCTCCAAAACCGATTTCTCTATCAACAGAAACCCACCCAAAGGCGGCTACAAGTACATCAGATACCCAGAGTCATTCCGCGCCTGCCTCATGCAAGTGTGTAACTCTGGCTGGTGGGCTTTTAATGAAGCCCATAAGAGTATGGATCAGATCCGCCTTCACACTTCCACTGTACCAGACTACATGAAGACTGCAGTGCAGATCCTGTTTCAGGGAAGTGATGAGGTTGTCCAGGCCCACCTGCCTGACCAGCTGGAGAACATACGAGTTATCGCAGATGACTGTGTGGAGTTGGCCTGTGCAGCAGAAGAAAAGTTTGCTGACGTCATCAACATCATTCAAGAACTCCTGGAGGCAAGTGTGAATGCAGAGCATTTCTatggagaggagctggaggaaatcaagaaaaaaatggaagaagcCAAAATGAGGGAGGATGCATCACGAGAAGCCAATGAAAGGTCTGCGAAGGCAATGAAGACAATggagagagaactgggagaGGCTCAAGAGAACTACAAGAAAGCCATGGATTCACTTCCTAGTGGATGGGGAATGATTGGAATGGATTTAGTTGGAGGACTAACAGAAAGTATAACAGGTCTTGTAAATGGAATAACATCCATTGTTACCCAACCTGTTGCACAAATGTGTAAGGCCTCAACTAAAGTGAAGGATACATATGACTACATAAGAGGTAAGGATGATGAAGCAGATGAAGttgacaaaataaatatctaCAGTAAGTCTGGAGAAATTTTGAAGTCCACAGAACTTATTGGACATTACATTCAAGAGGGAAATATTGACTGGAAGAAACTGTATGatcagaagaaaaaatacacaaacacagatttcgCAGCAAACCAGTTTAAACGGATTAAAAACAGCTTGGACAAGTACCCAGACTGCGAACCAAAATTAGAGGCTGTTCTCTTATGTGAAAATGGATTCGACATCTGTTTGAAGCTTGCAAAGTATGCACCAGAAGGCAATtgtgagatggagaaagaagaggagatcATCTCTTATTGGGAGGAGCTCATTAAATCAGCTCGTGCTTTTGACAGCAAAAGCAAGAGTGTCACAAAGTCTCCGTCTATGACACCAAAACCACCAATGATGTACCAACAGGAGAATAAGAGTGAAGGGTCTGGTAAAAAGTCTGCAGGAGAAAGGGCCTCAGCGAATGCTCATTTCCGCATTGAGCAGACCAGAGCACAACTGGACAAGACAAGAGAGTTGTATGAGAAGTGTGTGGAGAACATGGAGAAGAACCAGAAGGagctgactgacattttggtcACCATGAGGAACTGCCAGATCAAGGAGATTGACTTTAAAACCACCATAGAAATGCTGGTCAAAGGTATGGATGCCATGGGTAGAGTGAAGGAACAGTGGGAGAAGATGGTACGCTTCTTTCAGATGGTGTCCCACATTGTGAAGGTCAGCCTGAGCAAAACTCTCAAGAATTTTGTCACAACATCTGAGAAGACACAGAAACTGTCTTACAATGCCAAACTGTTCTCAAAAGACCTGCTCTACAACCAGGCCTTCCAGGCATCCAACATTGCCAGTCTTGTCCACATGATCTCAGATACCTACACTGAAGTGTCCAACAAGTACCTGATGGACAGAGTCAGTAGTCTGGGCAAACTCATGGCCATGGATAAGAGTAAGCCAGAGTTTGAACTCGAGCGTCTACAGCTACAGAATGGGTGTGATGAAGCACAGAAACGTATTCTACACCTGGtcatcaagaacaaaaaagcCTTTGAGAGGAGCACTGATGCAAGACTGAAGAAGATTGAGGGAGAATTGCTGGCCATTCTACCAGCTGCAGcacctgaagaaaagaaagctaTTGAAGATGCTGTCAAAGCTGGATTCAGCGAGGAAGAGGAAGTCAACTATTACTGA